From a single Miscanthus floridulus cultivar M001 unplaced genomic scaffold, ASM1932011v1 fs_816_1_2, whole genome shotgun sequence genomic region:
- the LOC136533233 gene encoding uncharacterized protein — protein sequence MGQVAAIWMDGNDPQHRFERSIIIYGHENHPHYIRAYHGCYDPLAYPLFYPNGETGWEDKMILYQDQPVSKPRRKYTKRKKQVDDDNDADDGNNEDIEIRDKESRRYVSAREYLCFRLQIREGEFNIFFWGGRLFQQWAVDMYVKVESMRLDWYSKPEHQDLIRADLYQGLIDTLAAGEARASEAGKRIVLSKDFHGSDRDVHARFMDAMTLVTRFGKPDLFITMTCNPYWNEIMEELLPGQTAQDRPDVVTRVYRARLLNLHDDLIKKGVLGKVAAYAHVTEFQKRGLPHEHFLLIMEPNTKLRSPDDYDKFISAELPDPVKYPVLHKLVCKHMMHGPCDTHAQKIDEIKQYRNARCITAIEAMYRLYGFPLYSMSPPVLQMQVHLPVFQMPCALRRLFATIMVFCECANVRSLWDKHFESMAEDYRRSHGKSSLVEQKVLRDISNHLASMGRDIRNYGLPELEELDDLSRDYYREFTEEMKVGFDKDHLKLIDTLNVQQRAAFDEILDHVLNKRSCVFFVDGPGGTGKTYLYKALLAKVRSLNLIAIATATSGIAASIMPGGRTAHSRFKVPIKLDANSMCNFTKQSGTAMLLRDASLIIWDEVAMTKRQAIETLDRTFQDIMGCDQPFGGKVMLFGGDFRQVLPVVPRGTRAQITDATLLKSYLWENVRRIRLTQNMRARNDKWFSEYLLRIGNGTEETYDDGYVQLPDDILIGCNDEDFTENSVKNKKISSEDASINILIDQVFPNLQANCKSTEYMRERAILSTRNEYVDAVNALMIDRFPGEEKVYYSFDSVDDDSRNNYPIDFLNTITPNGLPPHELKVKKNCPVILLRNLDPHNGLCNGTRLIIRGFQNNSIDAEIVNGQFEGTRVFIPRIPMSPSEDLSLPFKFKRKQFPIRLSFAMTINKAQGQTIPNVGIYLLEPVFSHGQLYVALSRGVSRKSTWVLTKTNKAIDPTGKRTKNIVYRDILEL from the exons ATGGGACAAGTGGCTGCGATATGGATGGATGGAAATGATCCCCAACACAGATTTGAGAGGAGCATAATAATATATGGCCATGAGAACCATCCCCATTATATCAGGGCTTATCATGGCTGCTATGATCCTTTGGCCTATCCTTTATTTTATCCAAACGGTGAAACTGGTTGGGAGGATAAAATGATACTGTACCAAGATCAGCCTGTTTCAAAGCCGAGGAGAAAATATACAAAACGTAAAAAACAAG TGGACGATGATAACGATGCTGATGATGGAAACAATGAGGATATTGAAATTCGAG ATAAAGAATCTCGACGTTACGTGAGCGCCAGAGAATACTTATGTTTTAGGCTACAAATTCGTGAAGGGGAATTTAACATCTTCTTTTGGGGTGGCCGTCTTTTCCAACAATGGGCCGTGGACATGTACGTGAAAGTTGAGTCAATGCGTTTAGACTGGTACTCCAAACCGGAGCATCAAGATCTAATCCGTGCTGATCTTTACCAG GGTCTAATCGACACACTTGCTGCTGGAGAGGCCCGTGCTTCAGAAGCAGGAAAAAGAATTGTCTTATCCAAAGATTTCCATGGAAGTGATAGAGATGTTCATGCGAGATTTATGGATGCAATGACTTTAGTTACCAGATTTGGAAAGCCTGATCTTTTTATAACAATGACATGCAACCCTTATTGGAATGAAATAATGGAAGAGTTATTGCCTGGACAGACCGCTCAAGATCGTCCTGATGTGGTGACAAGAGTTTACAGAGCCAGATTACTAAACTTGCATGACGATTTGATTAAAAAGGGAGTCCTTGGAAAGGTTGCAGCATATGCTCATGTGACAGAGTTTCAGAAGAGAGGCCTACCACATGAACACTTCCTTTTGATTATGGAACCAAATACTAAGTTGAGGAGTCCAGATGACTATGATAAGTTTATATCAGCGGAACTACCTGACCCAGTTAAATATCCAGTGTTACATAAGTTGGTTTGCAAGCATATGATGCATGGTCCTTGTG ATACTCATGCACAAAAAATTGATGAGATTAAGCAATACAGAAATGCAAGATGCATAACTGCTATAGAGGCGATGTACAGGCTGTATGGATTTCCTTTGTATTCTATGTCACCACCTGTACTACAGATGCAAGTGCACCTACCAG TATTCCAAATGCCTTGTGCTCTTAGGAGGTTATTTGCAACTATTATGGTTTTTTGTGAGTGCGCCAATGTTCGTAGTCTCTGGGACAAGCATTTTGAATCAATGGCTGAGGACTACCGTCGATCCCATGGGAAGTCTAGCTTGGTTGAGCAAAAGGTTCTTAGAGACATATCGAATCATCTTGCCTCAATGGGCAGAGATATTAGAAACTATGGCCTTCCAGAACTGGAGGAATTAG ATGATTTATCAAGAGACTATTATAGAGAGTTTACTGAGGAGATGAAGGTTGGTTTTGACAAAGATCATTTAAAACTTATTGATACACTAAATGTACAGCAACGGGCTGCTTTCGATGAGATACTAGATCATGTGCTCAACAAACGAAGCTGTGTATTCTTTGTTGATGGTCCTGGAGGCACCGGAAAGACATATCTTTATAAGGCTTTGTTGGCTAAGGTTCGATCATTGAATCTTATTGCCATTGCTACTGCGACGTCTGGTATAGCAGCGTCTATTATGCCCGGTGGCCGCACTGCTCACTCGCGATTCAAGGTTCCTATCAAGCTAGATGCTAATTCCATGTGTAACTTTACAAAACAAAGTGGGACTGCTATGTTGCTTAGAGATGCATCTTTGATAATATGGGATGAAGTTGCTATGACAAAGAGGCAAGCAATAGAAACACTTGATAGAACATTTCAGGATATAATGGGTTGCGATCAACCTTTTGGGGGTAAGGTCATGTTGTTTGGAGGTGACTTTAGGCAGGTTCTTCCTGTTGTGCCACGAGGTACACGAGCCCAAATCACAGATGCTACTTTGCTCAAATCATATTTATGGGAAAATGTTCGAAGGATTCGGCTTACTCAAAATATGCGAGCTCGAAATGACAAATGGTTCTCAGAATACCTATTAAGAATTGGAAATGGCacggaagaaacatatgatgatgGATATGTTCAGCTACCTGATGACATTCTGATTGGATGCAACGATGAAGATTTCACAGAGAATTCcgtaaaaaataaaaagataagttcagaagatgcTTCCATTAACATTCTTATcgatcaagtgtttccaaatctACAAGCGAATTGCAAATCTACAGAATATATGCGCGAGCGTGCGATTCTTTCTACGAGGAATGAGTACGTCGATGCAGTAAATGCATTAATGATTGACAGATTTCCTGGAGAAGAAAAGGTGTACTACAGTTTTGACTCGGTCGATGATGATTCAAGAAATAATTATCCTATTGATTTCCTTAACACCATTACTCCAAATGGGTTGCCTCCACATGAGCTCAAGGTTAAAAAGAATTGCCCTGTTATCTTGCTGCGCAACCTAGATCCTCACAATGGGCTTTGCAATGGGACACGGCTGATAATCAGAGGATTTCAAAACAACTCAATCGACGCTGAAATTGTTAATGGGCAGTTTGAAGGAACTAGAGTGTTCATACCAAGGATTCCTATGTCACCTTCTGAGGACCTTTCATTGCCATTCAAATTTAAGAGGAAGCAATTTCCAATCAGATTGAGTTTCGCAATGACAAtaaataaagcccaaggtcaaacCATACCTAATGTAGGTATTTACCTACTTGAGCCAGTATTCTCTCATGGCCAACTCTATGTAGCATTATCAAGGGGTGTTTCACGAAAAAGTACATGGGTGTTGACAAAAACAAACAAAGCTATTGATCCAACAGGAAAGAGGACAAAAAATATTGTATATAGAGATATTCTAGAGTTATGA